tgatGGAGAAAGGCTATGTGTGGATCATCACTGATCCTTTTACAAGTCTTGTCCATTCCTTGAAAGCATCCACTATATCCTCCATGCAAGGGATAATTGGAGTTAAGAGCTACTTCCCAGAAATAGGGGTTCAATATGAAGATTTCTACCTTAGATTTCGCCGAAAGTTTAGCTCAGAGAACCCTCAAGAATTTAACAATGAGCCTGGGATATTTGCAGCACGTGCTTATGATGCTGCATGGACTCTTGCTCTAGCCATGACCCAAACCGACAATAAAGGTGGTCAAATTTTGCTAGACAACATTCTGCTTAACAACTTTACTGGCTTAAGTGGAAAAATTCAGTTCACTGACCAGAAGTTAGATCCTTCGAATACTTTTCAGATCACCAATGTGATAGGGAAAGGTTACAAGGAAGTGGGATTCTGGTCAGATGGACTAGGTTTCTCAAATAATATAGGCCAAAATGCTACTACTTTCAATTCTTCAATGAAAGAACTAGGACAAGTTTTATGGCCAGGAAGACCTTGGGGAAATCCAAGAGGATGGACCCCGCCAACAAGTGATAAACCACTAAGAATTGGTGTCCCCGTTTTGGCCACATTGAAACAATTTATAAATGTGATTCAAGACCAAACTGAAAATACTAGCACCTTCCAAGGATTCACTATTGATCTTTTTAGATCAACTATGGAGTTGTTGCCCTATCATTTGCCATACAAATTCTACCCTTTCAATGACACATATGATAATTTGGTGAAGCAAGTCTATTTGAAGGTAagaattatcaattataatctGTATGTATAGTCTTCTTGGTTAGCATGTACCAATCTTTTCTAATAATGCTGGCTCATGATACTTGTTTCTACATCTTGTCTATGCATGAAGCAGAATTTCGATGCAGTAATTGATGTGACAATAATCTCATATCGATATCAGTACGCAGAATTCACTCAGCCATACACTGATCCGGGAGTGGTGATGGTAGTCCCACTTAAATCAAAATTAGCACATAGAACTTGGTTATTTATGAAACCTTATACAAAGACTATGTGGGCTCTAATATTGGCCATGATTATCTACAATGGCTTTATTCTATGGATGTTGGAAAGACGCCACAATCCTGAAATTAGAGGTTCCATGTTGAATCAAACTGGGAGCATGGCTTGGTTGGCATTGACCCCTCTAATCAAGTTAGATGGTAATTTGAGACTTCGGTCCTGTTTAGATAAGTTTCTCCCTAAGTAattgaaataagttttttacataagttaaaattagttttaagttaaatttaactttttgaaaaagctaaaatcatttagttttttcgaaaagttgattttaacttattagttaattttagtttacaagacaagtttatttgatttttccttattttctgTACTACTACTGCTTATGAAAAAACTTATCCAAACATGACCAAATACTTGCCTGCtatcatttcatttttatattaataagctAATTCTGATTTAGTTCATTTGACTGAACATAGGGGACAGGTTACACAGCAATTTATCAAAGATGGCTATGGTGGTTTGGTTGTTTGTGGTACTCATCATAACACAGACTTACACAGCTAACCTTGCCAGCATGCTAACTGCTGAACGGCTTGAACCTACCATAGATGATATCGATCAGCTACGGAATAGCAACATCAAGGTTGGATATGGTACAGGAtcctttttgaaaaattatgtgCAGAAAGTGTTACAGTTCCACCCTGCAAACATGAGGCACTTTGGAGCACTTGAAGAGTATGCTGAAGCTCTCAGAAGGAAAGAAATAGGAGCTGCCTTTCTTGAAGTTCCTGCAGCCAAAATTTTCCTTGCGAAGTACTGTAAAGAGTTTATTCAAGCCGGGCCTTTGTATAAAATTGGAGGATTTGGATTTGTATGATGCAACAATTCTTACAACTTCTATCTATTCTTACATTGCTACTCCTTAGAAATACTAGTAACAAACTCTCCAACGTACTTTATTTAATACACTTTATTATTGatcaactaaaattaattagaaatcacaaattttgtaaatttcactttttattaaattagtttcgcttataattttataatttttaataaattttaatcaattatagaGTGTGTTAGAAAGACTGTGTTAAAAAGTGTGTGGTTAACCAGCTAAGTCTCCTTCAGTTAGAAGTTAACTTTTTTGTGTTGCTTTGTGCCTTTGTGTTAGGCATTTCCAAGGGGGTCTCCATTTCTTCCAAGTGTAAACAAAGCCCTTCTGGATTTATTTGAAACTGGCAGGGTACGTGAGTTAGAGAACAAAATGCTTGCATCAGAGCAATGTGAAGACACAGAACTAGATGGAGAAGCTGGAAGTCTTAGCCCCAACAGCTTCTGGGTCCTCTTCATATTGACAACAGGCACATCAACTATTGCTCTCTTGGTTTATGTTTTTCGCAGAAGTTATGCAAACCATGAAGAGAGAACAATATGGAGACTACCAATGATGATCATTGAACAATGTGGCCATGCAAAGAGGCGAATCTCAAGAAAAGTTAGTGATGTTACAGAAAGTCCTATGACCTCTCCAACCACACATGCTACTCCAACTCAAGTTTAAACATGTAGCAGGTTACAATTGGTATAGGAGTGGAAAGTGGTCCTAACACCTTATTgctaaataacttaatttgatAGATTTGCTAAGCAATGCATTAGTTAGTATGTTTGGTTAaactatatgaaaaaaaatagtgttgtAAATATCAATGTCCCTTAAAgttcttataataataatttgaagtttaattaggATAATAAGATAATCTTTCCTACAAACTGTAGTATTGGTTTAGTAATATGATTGTTTGGTAGTCCAAGCCAAAGCCAAAAACGAGGGGGGTCGATGGATTTATCTTTCCTACTAAACCAAACAAAGcaaatataattttgtgttcagctcttaaaattaaactttccaaaattctaaaattagaTAAGCCATCATGATTGTTCTGCTTTATTTCCAAGTTCCACAATCATTATCTTCCGTAATGAATGATTTATTGCTGGCTGCATAAGTTCAAACAATCATTATTTCTATGACCCTAACTTTTGTCTTTGAAAAATTAGTACAAAGCTGAAACTCTCAGAGTAGTACCAGTGAGAATGATCCAAGTACCTGAAAAAGGTAAAAAGGATGAGTGCTTGctgcatttttgtttttctccttGAACCCACTCTCTGATGACTAATGAGATAGCATCATGTCATAGTCGaataaaaactatatatggTGGTCAAAACTATAAGGAATTAAAGTGTATTTGACCTTAAAAGTCAACTGTCTATTTCCATTAAGTTAAAAAGTATACATTAGCGGCATTTATCTGCACTTAAAAATCGTTGTCTCTCTTActgaaaaaacagaaaagaaagaaagaaatcctTATCTCTTCCTTTATATGGATTGAACATGTCTTTATCCAAAACCACCCTATAAGCACTGGCTTTGGGGCATTGATATTTAAGCCTTAACAGAAAATCATTTAAAGTTCTTGGCGTTAACTGGAATTTTTTATTTCGgttcatcattttctttttctagtaTTAATTTCTCATACATCTTGAGAATCAAGTTGCCTTTTATGAGTTTGGAAATTAAATCgattgaattaaatattttcaaaataaccaAGCTCTTAAAATCATTTTGAAGTAAATAAGCGAAGTAGAAAGAGGAGACAAACACTTAAACactcaaaacaattttttttttaaaaaaaaaaactcacttgATTTAGATTCCTTAGCAtactacaaatataatttatatctttATCAATCTAACTGAGAATATCATTTACTTCCAATTTGGCTTCAAGTTTCTTCATGTGTAAGTATTCAAATTTCTAGAAGAATCTATCGAGCTTGTTTTACAATTGTTAATTacactagattttttttttttgaaagacattagaaattttctaaaacttttcaTAATCCATTGTTGCATGATGATGCTAAGAGCATGTTGATCCAATTTATGATTTGTTTTGTAACGTGTTCCTTTGTTGTTAATTTAAAGCTCCTTCATTTTCAGTTCATCGTATCCTTGTTGAAGAACAGTCAAATCATTTAAGAAACTTGgcatatttgaatttcttaatttCATTGCCAATTAATGGACTAATACAGGGATATTATATATACACTTCTTGATACAGTAAACATGCCGGACTAATACATGGATATTActagaaactataaatataaaatataaaatggataCATAAAAGAAtactataattaataaaaatacatcaatcaaatttaaataaatattataaccaAGTGATTGAATAtaagtgattaatatattaaagttaagattaaattatttgagTATTATTCGAGTTTgatctttttcttaaattaatataagtgATTAATATATGCTGCCACAAGCTCGAACGATGATTGAGATCGagaaattttatgttaaaaatctACTATTACATAGAAGACAACCCCCATGTGTAGAAGAATAAATGTTATAGCtggcttaattaaaattttgtacaattcatccaaataaaatacaaaatagcaAACAATTAGTTCCAAAacgaagaaaaacaagaaattaaacTACTACGATCAGACACCCCCTTCctctccaaacaaaaaaaaaaaggagaaaaataattCTCTGACAGCTCCCATGCATACCCAATACAAAACCACGATGCTTTGTCCCCTTATTCCacccaacaaaataaaaaatcattgagaataatttttatgttaaaaaaaaagtgtaatctGAAGAAATCATCAAATCCCAAAATCCCAATCCAACCCCCAAGATATAACCAATTTTCTTCACCttgaaagcataaaaaaaaaaaatctccaacC
The nucleotide sequence above comes from Glycine soja cultivar W05 chromosome 11, ASM419377v2, whole genome shotgun sequence. Encoded proteins:
- the LOC114375565 gene encoding glutamate receptor 2.8-like, yielding MHMFVPLLCFMSMLKFALRNVAADDGTHVMGTNTIGVITDNKSRNGKEEIVAIKMALEDFYQYSNQNFGLDLQIRNSHGDPLQAALAARDLIDTKHVEAIIGPQTWEETTLVADICSQNMTPVLSLADATPNWSTLKWPFLVQASPNHFKQMKAVAAIVHSFGWYDVNIVYDDRDSSSTRMLSHLYRALSKACVQISNLLPIPLISSSLSQELEKLREGHCKVFVVNLSLSLAINLFETAKKLNMMEKGYVWIITDPFTSLVHSLKASTISSMQGIIGVKSYFPEIGVQYEDFYLRFRRKFSSENPQEFNNEPGIFAARAYDAAWTLALAMTQTDNKGGQILLDNILLNNFTGLSGKIQFTDQKLDPSNTFQITNVIGKGYKEVGFWSDGLGFSNNIGQNATTFNSSMKELGQVLWPGRPWGNPRGWTPPTSDKPLRIGVPVLATLKQFINVIQDQTENTSTFQGFTIDLFRSTMELLPYHLPYKFYPFNDTYDNLVKQVYLKNFDAVIDVTIISYRYQYAEFTQPYTDPGVVMVVPLKSKLAHRTWLFMKPYTKTMWALILAMIIYNGFILWMLERRHNPEIRGSMLNQTGSMAWLALTPLIKLDGDRLHSNLSKMAMVVWLFVVLIITQTYTANLASMLTAERLEPTIDDIDQLRNSNIKVGYGTGSFLKNYVQKVLQFHPANMRHFGALEEYAEALRRKEIGAAFLEVPAAKIFLAKYCKEFIQAGPLYKIGGFGFAFPRGSPFLPSVNKALLDLFETGRVRELENKMLASEQCEDTELDGEAGSLSPNSFWVLFILTTGTSTIALLVYVFRRSYANHEERTIWRLPMMIIEQCGHAKRRISRKVSDVTESPMTSPTTHATPTQV